The DNA segment cacaaatttcaaaatacaaTTATACTTTATCACAAATTTATCGAAATTTGGTACTTTAGGttagaaaaaaatgcaaatgaaaatgtggccgtcaaaaaattttaaatcaataaaatcaTAGATAAGGCTTAGAATTTGTTTTCTGTAGTTTATAGGTTAggaatatattttgtaattgtcaatAACACAACGTGGTGAagtgaaatatattttaattaatttaaaatggcaAACAAAGAGGATTTCCATAACGAATGTCTTGAAACATTTCAACAGATAACGAAAAAACCCACATATTTTCTGCAGTAAGTAATTTAGAAGTTAGACGTACTTACTTTTAAAACGATTGTTTAATCATTCTAGAACAGATGAAGAGTTCAGCAGTCAGCTAAAAGAcactttaaagaaaatttacgACTTTACAAAAAAGCAAGAAATAAACATGGTAACATTGAACGCGTTACCTGAATtaattgtacaaaattttgacCTAGAACAAATTTGGCAGCAGATCGAACTGCAAAATGATTCGCTAATAACGCGATCGTTGATCGCGACAAGTAAACTGGTTGTTGGtaaaaataatcttttattCAAAAACTTAGAAAAAGAAGTGGCGAATgtagaagaagaaaataataCTGAAGAAGAGTTGGAAGTTGAAGATGATGAGCCTTCTAGTGAAGATCATAATTccataaaatttgaaagtgaTGAAGAATTTGTGCCAACAAATGAGCCAACAAGAGAAATGAGACCATCAGTAGTTGATGACGAGTTTTTTAAACTCGatgaaatggaaaaatttttgcaagttgaagaaaaaaaattaaatgatccAGACTCTGGAAATGATTCAGAATCAGGATCAGAGTCTGAGGACAgcgtagatttatttgaaggcgCAGCAGCTGCTGTCGACGACGATGATGATAATTCTGACTGCTTGGAATCTGCAAAATATGATGACTTCTTTGGTACAAAACAAGAGGGAAATGGGAAGAATGTGGgcaagaaattttttgatgatGAAGAGGATGAAGAAGAGCAACCGCGGTCGTCATTTGAACTGAGACAAGACaggttgaataaaaaaattgaggaTATAGAGGAACAAGCAGTTCAGGAAAAGTCTTGGCAGTTAAAAGGCGAAATTTCGGCGGACAGTCGACCACAAAATTCCCTCTTAGAAGAAGTGGTGGAATTTGATTTAACGACGAGACCCGCGCCTGTAATAACTGAACAAACAACCATGCAATTAGAAGATATAATCAAGCAAAGGATCAGAGACAAAGTTTTTGACAGTGTAGAGAGGAAAGCAAAGCCAGTGGAGACTCTGCTGgagtataaaaaaaagttggtttTGGAACAGGAAAAGAGTAAAGAATCTTTGGCGCAAATCTACGAAAGAGAATACATTGAGCAGAAGTCGGCACTCGATCCAGAATTTAATGAAGAAGAGAAGAAAGAACCAGAGCTTCACACAGAAATTGACTCGATGATGAAGAGCTTATTTGCGAAATTAGACGCTCTTTCCAACTTCCATTTCACGCCAAAGGCGGCGATTCCCGATTTGCAAATAGTCAGCAACCTCCCGGCGATCAGTATGGAAGAGGTCGCTCCTGTCGCGACCAGCGACGCCACTTTGCTGGCGCCAGAGGAAGTAAAAACCAAAACTAAAGGCGatgaaattggaaaaatggaACGCAGCGCCACCGACAAGAAAAGAGAACGAAGGAAAAAAAAGCTAAAACAAAAGATGCATGCAATAGAGAAgaataaaaaagaacaaacaaaaaatacacacGACAAAAAGAAAGTACTGGAGAGACTgacaaaagagaaaaatatcGACAAGGTGGTTGACTTGTAGTTAAGGTTTGGGTTCAAtgtaatagtttttttttttttttttttagatggaTGAGTCTGCAAGTAGACAGAACGTCAAGTCGTCGAAAGCGTTTTTCACGCAGTTAGAAGAAGAGGTGAAATCGCAGGTAAAGAGAAAAACGGCCGATAAACCACATAAAAAAGGCGACGCTCACAGTGcgaaaaaactaaaattgtAACGATATtgctgttattaaaaaaataataaattgcagTTGTCTATTATCATTATCAACATTCCTATATTGCAAATGAAGCTccagttttgtatttttatgtgTAACTCATCTAATACCACAATTGTGCGCATCCAACAAATCCGCTAATACAGAACCTGCAAAGACAAGGGGAGTTGGGAATCATTAGTTCCTAGGAACAAAGATGTCTTGGAATCTTTGATATGTTTATGTGGCACCAGTTCAAGTCCTCATAACATGATTAAGACCCTTTGCAACAGAACCATTTCCCTTAATAACATGACtaatattgtaaaataaaatttggtgCCCCtgttatgtattaaaaaatatctcatCATAAAGATAACGGTTCTCCATTCTGCCAGTTAATTGCACCGTAAATAATACATATACTTACTGATGTTTGCGATAAGTTCATTAACTTATACCACTtgtgataaaaatattaaatataacatttttgtagatagattaaataaataaacctaACCTCgaaaagataatttta comes from the Tenebrio molitor chromosome 9, icTenMoli1.1, whole genome shotgun sequence genome and includes:
- the LOC138139129 gene encoding U3 small nucleolar ribonucleoprotein protein MPP10, whose translation is MANKEDFHNECLETFQQITKKPTYFLQTDEEFSSQLKDTLKKIYDFTKKQEINMVTLNALPELIVQNFDLEQIWQQIELQNDSLITRSLIATSKLVVGKNNLLFKNLEKEVANVEEENNTEEELEVEDDEPSSEDHNSIKFESDEEFVPTNEPTREMRPSVVDDEFFKLDEMEKFLQVEEKKLNDPDSGNDSESGSESEDSVDLFEGAAAAVDDDDDNSDCLESAKYDDFFGTKQEGNGKNVGKKFFDDEEDEEEQPRSSFELRQDRLNKKIEDIEEQAVQEKSWQLKGEISADSRPQNSLLEEVVEFDLTTRPAPVITEQTTMQLEDIIKQRIRDKVFDSVERKAKPVETLLEYKKKLVLEQEKSKESLAQIYEREYIEQKSALDPEFNEEEKKEPELHTEIDSMMKSLFAKLDALSNFHFTPKAAIPDLQIVSNLPAISMEEVAPVATSDATLLAPEEVKTKTKGDEIGKMERSATDKKRERRKKKLKQKMHAIEKNKKEQTKNTHDKKKVLERLTKEKNIDKMDESASRQNVKSSKAFFTQLEEEVKSQVKRKTADKPHKKGDAHSAKKLKL